The sequence AGCATCTGGAGCAGATGGAAAAAATGAAGCGTCAGCTTGCTGAATATCTAAGTGAACCGATTCCGGAAGATATCGATGTGAAGGATGAAGACTAGCCTTTTGGAAATTACCTAATGAAACGGGGAAATACAATGAGCGGACAACAGCGTTCCAATATCAAACAAGGTCTTGAAGTGGATATCGTCCTGAAAAAAGACCAAAGAACAAACAAACTGACACGTGGGGTTGTAAAAGATATTTTAACCAACTCACCGAATCATCCCCACGGTATTAAAGTCCGTTTAGAAGATGGACAAGTCGGGCGAGTGAAGAATATTATTCAGTAGTGTGAGCTGCTTTCTGTCAAGTAAACAGTGAATTAACAAATAAT is a genomic window of Rossellomorea sp. y25 containing:
- a CDS encoding YwbE family protein, yielding MSGQQRSNIKQGLEVDIVLKKDQRTNKLTRGVVKDILTNSPNHPHGIKVRLEDGQVGRVKNIIQ